In Balaenoptera ricei isolate mBalRic1 chromosome 7, mBalRic1.hap2, whole genome shotgun sequence, a single window of DNA contains:
- the TM4SF20 gene encoding transmembrane 4 L6 family member 20, with amino-acid sequence MTCCEGWTACNGFSLLVLLLLGVILNAIPLIVNLVEEDQVFKNPISCFEWFFPGIIGAGLMVIPATTMSLAARKRACCNNKTGLFLSSLLNVITVIGAAYCLMVSVQALAEGPLICNSQGNSTSSCEFSFKNLTAVHPESFDLQWFFNDSCISPTDFNNPSINNTTASNWRTYSLHFNSIENKHRIIHFSVFLGLLLVGILETLFGLSQIVIGFLGCLCGGVSKRRSRIV; translated from the exons ATGACCTGCTGCGAAGGATGGACAGCCTGCAATGGATTCAGCCTGTTGGTTCTGCTTCTGTTGGGAGTAATTCTCAATGCAATACCTCTAATTGTCAACTTAGTGGAGGAAGACCAAGTTTTTAAAAACCCCATCTCTTGCTTTGAATGGTTCTTCCCTGGGATTATTGGAGCAGGTCTGATG GTCATTCCAGCAACAACAATGTCCTTAGCAGCGAGGAAAAGAGCATGCTGCAATAACAAAACCGGG CTGTTTCTTTCATCACTTCTGAACGTGATCACCGTCATTGGAGCTGCATACTGCCTGATGGTGTCCGTCCAGGCTCTCGCGGAGGGCCCTCTCATTTGTAACTCTCAAGGCAACAGCACTTCCAGTTgcgaattttcatttaaaaacttaac TGCCGTTCATCCAGAATCCTTCGATCTGCAGTGGTTCTTCAATGACTCTTGTATTTCTCCTACGGATTTCAATAATCCCTCCATCAACAACACAACAGCCAGTAACTGGAGAACATACAGCTTACACTTCAATtctatagaaaacaaacataggaTTATCCATTTCTCAGTATTTTTAGGTCTACTGCTCGTGGGCATTCTTGAGACCCTGTTTGGGCTCAGTCAGATAGTCATTGGCTTCCTCGGTTGTCTGTGTGGAGGAGTCTCTAAGCGAAGAAGCCGAATTGTgtag